In one bacterium genomic region, the following are encoded:
- a CDS encoding glycosyltransferase: MRLDFVVPTLNAERDLAACLQSIRRAMRPGDGLVVVDNGSADRTVEIGRALGAPVVAAPGETIGALRNIGARETGGEALAFVDADCVLDAGWRDAVERALDDPRVAATGAKYLVPDGARWIESAWFSQRRRRAGPASYINSGNLVVRRQAFSAVGGFAEDLWTGEDAELGLRLAQAGFLVFEDPRIAAVHLGNPKTLRAFYRKQRWHAAGMLGTFRRSWWDKPLVMTCLFGASLCAGAALLPLTARGAAWGVAAAALVCWAPAACALYRAAECRDGRRAPALFVLYAVYLAARLSALAGAVLAPARRPRRG, encoded by the coding sequence ATGAGACTCGATTTCGTCGTGCCCACGTTGAACGCCGAGCGCGACTTGGCGGCGTGCCTGCAGTCGATCCGGCGGGCGATGCGGCCGGGCGACGGCTTGGTCGTCGTGGACAACGGCTCGGCCGACCGCACGGTCGAGATCGGGCGCGCCCTCGGCGCGCCGGTCGTCGCCGCGCCCGGCGAGACGATCGGCGCGCTGCGCAACATCGGGGCCCGCGAAACCGGCGGCGAAGCGCTGGCCTTCGTCGACGCCGACTGCGTCCTCGACGCCGGCTGGCGCGACGCCGTCGAGCGCGCGCTCGACGATCCGCGCGTCGCCGCCACCGGCGCCAAGTACCTCGTTCCGGACGGTGCGCGTTGGATCGAGAGCGCCTGGTTCTCGCAGCGCCGCCGCCGCGCGGGCCCGGCCTCGTACATCAACTCCGGCAACCTCGTCGTGCGCCGGCAGGCGTTCTCCGCGGTGGGCGGATTCGCCGAGGACCTCTGGACCGGCGAGGACGCGGAGCTCGGCCTTCGTCTTGCGCAGGCCGGCTTCCTCGTGTTCGAAGATCCGCGGATCGCCGCCGTCCATCTCGGGAATCCCAAGACGCTGCGCGCCTTCTACCGCAAGCAGCGCTGGCACGCCGCGGGGATGCTCGGCACGTTCCGCCGCTCGTGGTGGGACAAGCCGCTGGTGATGACCTGCCTCTTCGGCGCGAGTCTCTGCGCCGGCGCCGCGCTGCTTCCGCTGACGGCGCGCGGCGCGGCGTGGGGCGTCGCCGCCGCGGCGTTGGTCTGTTGGGCGCCGGCGGCCTGCGCGCTCTACCGCGCCGCGGAGTGTCGGGACGGCCGGCGGGCGCCCGCGCTCTTCGTGCTCTACGCCGTCTATCTCGCGGCGCGGCTGAGCGCGCTGGCCG